One Pseudomonas entomophila genomic window carries:
- a CDS encoding cupredoxin domain-containing protein, whose translation MKHLFVAAALALFSLPTFADESKNFAFGEPAPAAKASRTVEVVLKDIAFEPKSLKVKAGETVRFVLINEGKLPHEFNLGDKAMHAEHQKEMVAMQGKMFTTGMNHEGMDHGQMDHSQMNMGGHGHGAGNTVLVQPGQRAELTWTFRKSAPIEFACNVPGHYQAGMVGPLTIE comes from the coding sequence ATGAAACACCTGTTTGTCGCTGCCGCGCTCGCGCTGTTCAGCCTGCCCACCTTCGCCGACGAGTCGAAGAACTTCGCCTTCGGTGAGCCGGCTCCAGCGGCCAAGGCCAGCCGCACCGTCGAGGTGGTGCTCAAGGACATCGCCTTCGAGCCCAAGAGCCTGAAGGTCAAGGCCGGCGAAACCGTGCGTTTCGTGCTGATCAACGAAGGTAAGCTGCCCCACGAGTTCAATCTGGGTGACAAGGCCATGCATGCCGAGCACCAGAAGGAGATGGTGGCCATGCAGGGCAAGATGTTCACCACAGGCATGAACCATGAGGGCATGGACCATGGTCAGATGGATCACAGCCAGATGAACATGGGGGGGCATGGCCATGGGGCAGGCAACACCGTGCTGGTCCAGCCTGGGCAGCGCGCCGAGCTGACCTGGACCTTCCGCAAGTCTGCCCCCATCGAGTTTGCCTGCAACGTACCCGGTCACTACCAGGCCGGTATGGTCGGGCCGCTGACCATCGAGTGA
- the rssC gene encoding anti-sigma factor antagonist RssC: protein MSTGRIQFAEQSGTFVLKFVGEVRLTLCSALDATIEKIFTALNFSAIVIDLTETESIDSTTLGLLAKLSILSRQKVGLLPTVVTTNPDISRLLQSMGFDQVFNIVDRPIPCPECLTDLPSQDQDENVVRSKVLEAHKILMGLNDSNREAFHDLVSALERS from the coding sequence ATGAGTACCGGTAGAATCCAGTTCGCCGAACAGAGCGGGACCTTCGTTCTGAAATTTGTCGGTGAAGTGCGCCTGACCCTGTGTTCGGCGCTGGATGCGACGATTGAGAAGATTTTCACCGCGCTGAACTTCTCGGCCATCGTCATCGACCTGACAGAGACCGAAAGCATCGACAGCACCACGCTGGGCCTGCTGGCCAAGCTGTCGATCCTGTCCCGGCAGAAGGTCGGCCTGCTGCCGACCGTGGTCACCACCAACCCGGACATTTCCCGGTTGCTGCAGTCGATGGGTTTCGACCAGGTGTTCAACATCGTCGACCGCCCGATACCCTGCCCGGAGTGCCTGACCGACCTGCCATCGCAAGATCAGGACGAGAACGTGGTGCGCTCCAAGGTGCTGGAGGCGCACAAGATCCTGATGGGGCTGAACGACTCCAACCGCGAAGCCTTCCATGACCTGGTGAGCGCGCTAGAGCGTTCCTGA
- a CDS encoding DUF4404 family protein: protein MPARELQEQLDSLREQLDRNPPLSLEERDHLHELMQQIEAQIKLEEATQDNNVVDGVNLAIERFEAEHPDLTATLRSIVNSLHSMGI, encoded by the coding sequence ATGCCTGCCCGCGAACTGCAAGAGCAACTCGATAGCCTGCGCGAGCAACTGGACCGCAATCCACCGCTCTCGCTGGAAGAGCGCGACCACCTGCACGAACTGATGCAGCAGATCGAAGCCCAGATCAAGCTCGAAGAAGCCACCCAGGACAACAACGTCGTCGATGGCGTGAACCTGGCCATCGAACGCTTCGAAGCCGAACACCCCGACCTGACCGCCACCCTGCGCAGCATTGTCAATTCGCTGCACAGCATGGGTATATGA
- the queF gene encoding NADPH-dependent 7-cyano-7-deazaguanine reductase QueF (Catalyzes the NADPH-dependent reduction of 7-cyano-7-deazaguanine (preQ0) to 7-aminomethyl-7-deazaguanine (preQ1) in queuosine biosynthesis), with product MHPAAEHSPLGKSSEYIATYTPSLLFPIPRLAKWAELGVSGDALPWQGVDYWNCFELSWLLPSGKPVVAIGEFAIPCDSPNIIESKSFKLYLNSLNQTKFESVAQLQACLVKDLSTAAGKPVAVKVSTLADIEAQGVTALPGQCIDALDVAIDNYEQPKPELLRCSTERVVEETVHSHLLKSNCPVTGQPDWGSVVVEYKGRALDHASLLTYLISFRQHADFHEQCVERIYLDLKKLLQPEYLTVYARYVRRGGLDINPYRSTRVISPENLRLVRQ from the coding sequence ATGCATCCCGCCGCCGAACACTCTCCGCTGGGCAAGTCCAGCGAATATATCGCCACCTACACGCCCTCGCTGCTGTTCCCGATTCCACGCCTGGCCAAGTGGGCCGAGTTGGGTGTCAGCGGTGACGCCTTGCCCTGGCAGGGCGTGGATTACTGGAACTGCTTCGAGCTGTCCTGGCTGCTGCCATCGGGCAAGCCGGTGGTGGCCATTGGTGAATTCGCCATCCCGTGCGATTCGCCGAACATCATCGAGTCCAAGTCGTTCAAGCTGTACCTCAACTCGCTGAACCAGACGAAGTTCGAGTCGGTGGCTCAGTTGCAGGCGTGCCTGGTGAAGGATCTTTCCACCGCTGCGGGCAAGCCGGTGGCGGTCAAGGTCAGCACCCTGGCCGATATCGAGGCTCAAGGTGTCACCGCCTTGCCGGGGCAGTGCATCGACGCGCTGGACGTGGCAATCGATAACTACGAGCAGCCAAAACCCGAGCTGCTGCGTTGCTCGACCGAGCGCGTGGTGGAAGAGACGGTCCACAGCCACTTGCTCAAGTCCAATTGCCCGGTCACCGGCCAGCCGGACTGGGGTAGCGTGGTGGTCGAGTACAAGGGGCGCGCGCTGGACCATGCCAGCCTTTTGACTTATCTGATCAGCTTCCGTCAGCACGCTGATTTCCACGAGCAGTGCGTGGAGCGCATCTACCTGGACCTGAAAAAGCTGCTGCAACCGGAATACTTGACGGTATATGCGCGCTATGTACGGCGTGGCGGGTTGGACATCAACCCCTACCGCAGCACCCGGGTGATCAGCCCTGAGAACCTGCGCCTGGTTCGTCAGTAG
- a CDS encoding PilZ domain-containing protein, which translates to MSQPPVNYSEKRDFIRMRIDTEVSLLHAGQVIAAVCLDLSSSGMQVQAPQRFQVGDCLEVRIDSDHPALKGLHASTEVVWIADQPGGEQKLGLRILAMH; encoded by the coding sequence ATGTCCCAGCCCCCCGTGAACTACAGCGAAAAACGCGATTTCATCCGCATGCGCATCGACACCGAGGTCAGCCTGCTGCATGCCGGCCAGGTGATCGCCGCCGTTTGCCTCGACCTGTCCAGCAGCGGCATGCAGGTGCAGGCCCCGCAGCGGTTCCAGGTGGGCGATTGCCTCGAGGTGCGCATCGACTCCGACCACCCTGCACTCAAGGGCCTGCATGCCAGCACCGAGGTGGTGTGGATCGCCGACCAGCCTGGCGGCGAGCAGAAGCTCGGCCTGCGCATCCTGGCCATGCACTGA
- a CDS encoding phosphonoacetaldehyde phosphonohydrolase-related protein, which yields MQDAPAFTAVLFGLRGCLVQSSDGNHLPAPGALDSLERLRKQQVPCIWLDELNAAQGRQLTRVLPDWLPGHAVNGGTWPAPDACWQALMALESQRLEGCVLVSGEPLLLQSALNAGLWTVGLAACSPSCDLSSSQWQGMTRKEQELARGKATLALFGMGVHSVIDHLEALDTCLADIAQRRHKGEKP from the coding sequence ATGCAAGACGCCCCCGCCTTCACCGCCGTGTTGTTCGGATTGCGCGGCTGCCTGGTCCAGAGTTCGGATGGCAACCACTTGCCCGCGCCCGGCGCACTGGACTCCCTCGAGCGCCTGCGTAAACAGCAAGTACCTTGCATCTGGCTCGACGAGCTCAATGCCGCTCAAGGCCGGCAGCTCACCCGCGTACTCCCCGACTGGTTGCCTGGCCATGCGGTCAACGGGGGCACCTGGCCGGCGCCCGACGCTTGCTGGCAAGCGCTGATGGCCCTGGAAAGCCAACGGCTGGAAGGTTGCGTTCTGGTCAGCGGCGAACCGCTGTTGCTGCAATCGGCGCTCAACGCAGGCCTGTGGACTGTCGGCCTGGCGGCTTGCAGCCCTTCGTGCGACCTGAGCTCCAGCCAATGGCAGGGTATGACGCGGAAAGAACAGGAACTGGCCCGCGGCAAGGCCACCCTCGCACTGTTCGGCATGGGTGTGCATTCAGTCATCGACCACCTTGAGGCGCTCGACACCTGCCTGGCTGATATCGCCCAACGCCGGCACAAGGGCGAGAAACCCTGA
- the rssB gene encoding two-component system response regulator RssB, which produces MQKTSATLLIIDDDDVVRASLAAYLEDSGFSVLQAANGQQGLQVFEEHQPDLVICDLRMPQMGGLELIRRVSERAPQLPVIVVSGAGVMSDAVEALRLGAADYLIKPLEDLAVLEHSVRRALDRSRLVLENQRYRDKLEAANRELEASLHLLQEDQNAGRQVQMNMLPESPWKAGEYAFEHQIIPSLYLSGDFADYFRVDERRIAFYLADVSGHGASSAFVTVLLKFMTTRLLFEIKRSGKMREFKPSQVLSHINRGLINCKLGKHVTMVGGVIDEDTGLLTYSVGGHLPLPVLYTPGQARYLEGRGLPVGLFDEASYQDQVLELPPQFSLTLMSDGILDLLPGGTLKDKEASLPEIVKEAGGSLEGLRQRFELATLGEMPDDIALLVLSRNLE; this is translated from the coding sequence ATGCAGAAAACCAGTGCAACGCTGCTGATCATCGATGACGACGACGTGGTCCGTGCCAGCCTCGCCGCCTATCTGGAAGACAGCGGTTTCAGCGTCCTCCAGGCCGCCAACGGCCAGCAGGGGCTCCAGGTCTTCGAAGAACACCAGCCCGACCTCGTGATCTGCGATCTGCGCATGCCGCAGATGGGCGGCCTCGAGCTTATCCGCCGGGTCAGCGAGCGCGCGCCGCAGTTGCCGGTGATCGTGGTGTCCGGTGCCGGTGTCATGAGCGACGCGGTGGAAGCCTTGCGCCTTGGCGCCGCGGACTACCTGATCAAGCCCCTGGAAGACCTGGCCGTGCTGGAGCATTCGGTGCGCCGCGCGCTCGACCGTTCGCGCCTGGTACTTGAGAACCAGCGCTATCGTGACAAACTCGAGGCGGCCAACCGAGAACTCGAAGCCAGCTTGCACCTGCTGCAGGAGGACCAGAATGCCGGGCGCCAGGTGCAGATGAACATGCTGCCGGAAAGCCCCTGGAAGGCCGGTGAGTACGCGTTCGAGCACCAGATCATCCCATCGTTGTACCTGTCGGGTGATTTTGCCGACTACTTCCGCGTGGATGAGCGGCGCATCGCCTTCTACCTGGCGGACGTGTCCGGCCATGGTGCATCCTCGGCGTTCGTTACCGTTCTGCTCAAGTTCATGACCACGCGCCTGCTGTTCGAAATCAAGCGCAGCGGCAAGATGCGCGAGTTCAAGCCTTCGCAGGTACTCAGCCACATCAACCGTGGGCTGATCAACTGCAAGCTGGGCAAGCATGTGACCATGGTCGGTGGCGTCATCGACGAGGACACCGGCCTGCTCACCTACAGCGTTGGCGGCCATTTGCCGTTGCCGGTGCTGTACACCCCAGGCCAGGCCCGCTATCTGGAAGGCCGCGGCCTGCCGGTGGGGCTGTTTGACGAGGCCAGTTACCAGGACCAGGTGCTGGAGCTACCACCGCAGTTCAGCCTCACCCTGATGTCCGATGGCATTCTGGACCTTTTGCCGGGGGGCACACTCAAAGATAAGGAAGCGTCCTTGCCGGAGATCGTCAAGGAAGCAGGGGGCAGCCTGGAAGGGCTGCGCCAACGTTTCGAATTGGCTACGCTTGGGGAGATGCCGGATGATATCGCCCTATTGGTGTTGAGCAGGAACCTTGAATGA
- a CDS encoding MlaA family lipoprotein, with the protein MRRIGAGVIERITQACVCASLLLAPVAATQAATEEDPWEAVNRPIFKFNDALDTYALKPLAKGYQAVTPQFLEDGIHNIFRNLGDVTNLANDVLQLKPHAAGVDTARLIVNTTFGLGGFFDVGTKMGLQRNDEDFGQTLGYWGVPSGPYVVIPLLGPSTVRDGLAKYPDTYTEPYRYIDHVPTRNSIFALDVIDTRASLLQAEKLIQGDKYIFLRNAYLQNREFKVKDGAVEDDF; encoded by the coding sequence ATGCGTAGGATCGGTGCCGGAGTGATCGAGCGAATCACCCAGGCCTGTGTCTGCGCCAGCTTGTTGCTGGCGCCTGTGGCGGCTACTCAGGCGGCCACAGAGGAAGACCCTTGGGAGGCGGTCAACCGACCGATCTTCAAGTTCAACGATGCACTGGACACCTATGCCCTCAAGCCGCTGGCCAAGGGTTACCAGGCTGTGACGCCGCAGTTCCTCGAGGACGGCATCCACAACATCTTCCGCAACCTGGGTGATGTCACCAACCTGGCCAACGACGTGCTGCAGCTCAAGCCGCATGCCGCCGGTGTCGACACCGCGCGCCTGATCGTCAACACCACCTTCGGCCTCGGCGGCTTCTTCGACGTCGGCACCAAGATGGGCCTGCAGCGCAATGACGAGGACTTCGGCCAGACCCTCGGTTACTGGGGCGTACCCAGCGGCCCGTATGTGGTCATCCCGCTGCTGGGGCCGAGCACCGTGCGTGACGGCTTGGCCAAGTACCCGGACACCTACACCGAACCCTACCGTTACATCGACCACGTACCCACGCGCAACTCGATCTTCGCCCTGGACGTGATCGACACCCGCGCCAGCCTGCTGCAGGCTGAAAAGCTGATCCAGGGTGACAAGTACATCTTCCTGCGCAACGCCTACCTGCAGAACCGCGAGTTCAAGGTCAAGGACGGTGCGGTCGAAGACGACTTCTGA
- a CDS encoding heavy metal response regulator transcription factor translates to MKLLIVEDQAKTGQYLRQGLSEAGFATELATDGDTGQHLALTGDHDLLILDVMLPGRNGWQILQAVRQAGLDTPVLFLTARDAVEDRVHGLELGADDYLVKPFAFSELLARVRSLLRRGANASQDTSLALADLRLDLIRRRAERTGQRIDLTAKEFALLELLLRRQGEVLPKSLIASQVWDMNFDSDTNVIEVAIRRLRLKIDDNHPTKLIHTVRGMGYVLEERQD, encoded by the coding sequence ATGAAACTACTGATCGTCGAAGACCAGGCCAAGACCGGCCAATACTTGCGCCAGGGCCTGAGCGAGGCCGGTTTCGCCACGGAACTGGCCACCGACGGCGATACGGGCCAGCACCTGGCACTGACCGGTGACCACGACCTGCTGATCCTCGACGTGATGCTGCCGGGGCGCAACGGCTGGCAGATTCTCCAGGCCGTGCGCCAGGCCGGCCTGGACACGCCCGTGCTGTTTCTCACCGCCCGCGACGCCGTCGAGGACCGCGTGCATGGCCTGGAGCTGGGTGCCGACGACTACCTGGTCAAACCCTTCGCCTTTTCCGAACTGCTGGCACGGGTGCGCAGCCTGCTGCGCCGCGGCGCCAACGCCAGCCAGGACACCAGCCTGGCGCTCGCCGACCTGCGCCTGGACCTGATCCGCCGCCGCGCCGAGCGCACCGGCCAGCGCATCGACCTGACCGCCAAGGAATTCGCCCTGCTGGAACTGTTATTGCGTCGCCAGGGCGAAGTACTGCCCAAGTCGCTGATCGCCTCGCAAGTGTGGGACATGAACTTCGACAGCGATACCAACGTGATCGAAGTAGCCATCCGCCGCCTGCGCCTGAAGATCGACGACAACCATCCGACCAAGTTGATTCATACAGTGCGTGGCATGGGTTACGTGCTCGAGGAGCGTCAGGATTGA